One Gloeothece verrucosa PCC 7822 DNA window includes the following coding sequences:
- the mutS gene encoding DNA mismatch repair protein MutS, which yields MTTSPESPEITTEIATKKSPHTDYRKLDRSKLTPMSQHYIEVKEQYPNALLLYRVGDFFECFFQDAVTISQELELALTSKDGGKEIGRVAMTGVPHHALDRYSRLLVEKGYAVIICDQVEDAAEAAAAGRMVERQITKLLTPGTITDEGMLHARKNNYLAAIVIAKDHWGLAYADISTGEFLTTQSNNLSALTLELLRLQPSEILIPTNAPDINSLLRPGEKSDYLADYLPDCFCYSLRSQIPFTLNEAKPRLLTTFRLKSLEGLGCEELTLAIRAAGGLLEYIEDTQKAHQVPLQPLKTYNLTEFLVLDYQTRRNLEITSTVRDNSYYGSLLWALDRTATAMGGRALRRWLSEPLLSIKGITARLDTIEELKENPSLRTDLRQLLRDIYDLERITGRVGAGTANARELLALAQSLVRLTDLADLAKGGNSPYLRALQKIPPDLEALGKEVVAHLVETPPLHLKDGGVIQDGVNFQLDEMRRLYEEDQQWLANLEVSERQRTGISNLKIGYNKTFGYYISLPRAKADHAPENYIRKQTLTNEERYITPELKERETRIERAKDELHELEYQIFSQLRAKVAEKAQEIRNIAKAVAAIDVLAGLAEVAVYQSYSRPQITEGRIIEITDGRHPVVEQSLGMGFFVPNSTNLGSLPPSKISEGNNQDYPDLIILTGPNASGKSCYLRQVGLIQLMAQIGSFVPAKAALLGICDRIFTRVGAVDDLATGQSTFMVEMNETANILNHATPNSLVLLDEIGRGTATFDGLSIAWAVAEYLAAEIQARTIFATHYHELNELASILSNVANYQVTVKEMPNEIIFLHQVRPGGADKSYGIEAGRLAGLPSVVIDRARQVMTQIEKHSKIALGLRQGIQKVNPIKNKKSREKMLEQLDIFGE from the coding sequence ATGACTACCTCTCCAGAGTCCCCAGAGATCACCACAGAAATTGCCACTAAAAAATCTCCTCATACGGACTATCGTAAACTGGACCGTAGCAAATTAACGCCGATGTCTCAGCACTACATAGAGGTAAAAGAACAATATCCCAATGCCTTATTACTGTATCGAGTCGGGGACTTCTTTGAGTGCTTTTTTCAAGATGCTGTTACCATCTCCCAAGAATTAGAATTAGCCCTCACCAGTAAAGATGGCGGCAAAGAAATAGGGCGAGTAGCTATGACCGGTGTTCCTCATCATGCCCTAGACCGTTATAGCCGATTATTGGTAGAAAAAGGCTATGCTGTCATTATCTGCGATCAAGTGGAAGATGCCGCCGAAGCCGCAGCAGCCGGACGCATGGTAGAAAGACAAATTACTAAACTGCTTACCCCCGGTACCATAACCGATGAGGGAATGTTACACGCTCGCAAAAATAATTATCTCGCCGCCATTGTTATTGCCAAAGACCATTGGGGGTTAGCTTATGCCGATATTTCTACGGGAGAATTTTTAACCACTCAATCTAATAATTTATCTGCCCTCACTCTAGAATTATTGCGGCTACAACCGTCAGAAATTTTAATTCCTACTAATGCCCCTGATATTAATAGCCTACTACGACCCGGAGAAAAATCTGATTACTTAGCCGATTATTTACCCGACTGTTTTTGTTATTCCCTGCGGTCCCAAATACCTTTTACCCTCAATGAAGCTAAACCCAGACTGTTAACCACTTTTCGCCTTAAGTCTCTAGAGGGGTTAGGATGTGAAGAGTTAACTCTGGCTATTCGGGCAGCCGGCGGATTATTAGAATATATAGAGGATACCCAAAAAGCGCATCAAGTCCCCCTACAACCCCTCAAAACTTACAACCTAACTGAGTTTCTGGTTTTAGATTATCAAACCCGGAGAAATTTAGAAATTACTTCTACGGTAAGAGATAATAGTTATTATGGTTCTCTGTTGTGGGCATTAGACCGCACCGCTACGGCAATGGGAGGACGGGCACTACGCCGTTGGTTATCAGAACCTCTCTTAAGTATTAAAGGCATTACAGCGCGACTTGATACCATTGAAGAGTTAAAAGAAAACCCTTCGCTTCGTACCGACTTGCGGCAACTGCTGCGAGATATTTATGATTTAGAACGTATTACCGGACGTGTGGGCGCGGGAACCGCTAACGCCAGAGAATTACTCGCTTTAGCCCAGTCTTTAGTTAGATTAACTGATTTAGCCGACTTAGCTAAAGGGGGCAATTCACCTTATCTCAGGGCGCTACAAAAAATTCCCCCAGACTTAGAAGCTTTAGGAAAAGAAGTGGTCGCCCATTTGGTAGAAACTCCCCCCTTACATCTTAAAGACGGGGGGGTTATTCAAGATGGGGTCAACTTTCAATTAGATGAAATGCGCCGCTTGTATGAGGAAGATCAACAGTGGTTAGCTAATTTAGAAGTGAGCGAAAGGCAACGCACAGGTATTTCTAATTTAAAAATAGGCTATAACAAAACTTTTGGTTACTATATCAGTTTACCTCGTGCTAAAGCCGACCATGCCCCCGAGAATTATATCCGCAAACAAACCTTAACCAATGAGGAACGCTATATTACCCCTGAATTAAAAGAAAGAGAAACTCGAATAGAGAGGGCTAAAGATGAACTACATGAATTAGAATATCAAATTTTTTCGCAATTAAGAGCTAAAGTAGCCGAGAAAGCCCAAGAAATTCGCAATATAGCGAAGGCTGTAGCGGCTATTGATGTGTTAGCCGGGTTAGCGGAAGTAGCGGTTTATCAAAGTTATTCCCGCCCTCAAATAACCGAAGGAAGAATAATAGAAATTACTGACGGCAGACACCCTGTGGTTGAACAGTCTTTAGGAATGGGTTTTTTTGTTCCCAATTCAACTAATCTGGGAAGTTTGCCGCCCAGTAAAATATCAGAAGGAAATAATCAGGATTATCCTGACTTAATTATTTTAACTGGGCCTAATGCAAGTGGGAAGAGTTGTTATTTAAGACAGGTGGGTTTAATTCAATTAATGGCTCAGATCGGTAGTTTTGTTCCTGCTAAAGCCGCCCTTTTAGGAATCTGCGATCGCATTTTTACTCGGGTGGGCGCGGTGGATGATTTGGCAACCGGACAATCTACCTTTATGGTAGAAATGAATGAGACGGCGAATATTCTCAATCATGCCACGCCTAACTCTTTAGTTTTATTAGATGAAATAGGACGAGGTACAGCTACATTTGATGGGTTATCCATTGCTTGGGCGGTGGCAGAATATTTAGCGGCAGAAATTCAAGCTAGAACAATTTTTGCGACTCATTATCATGAGTTAAATGAATTAGCTTCTATTTTATCAAATGTGGCTAATTATCAAGTAACTGTAAAAGAAATGCCCAATGAAATTATTTTCTTACATCAAGTGCGTCCCGGCGGCGCAGATAAATCTTATGGGATAGAAGCCGGGCGGTTAGCTGGATTGCCCTCTGTAGTGATAGATCGGGCTAGACAGGTGATGACTCAGATCGAAAAACATAGTAAAATTGCTTTAGGATTGCGGCAAGGAATTCAAAAAGTCAATCCCATTAAAAATAAAAAATCGAGAGAAAAAATGCTTGAACAGTTGGATATTTTTGGAGAGTAA
- a CDS encoding VOC family protein — MIQKLPRVFIGVLLAVVLAIGLSAPAYAQEELSKTTIQILKPQSYLYRVNSSSIKGKATPFYVDILGMTIDQNMDTPCTDDPKQICWREFYYPNVVQGRIAVYQNPYEGTGTAKGVITIVVDNVAVTKKYLEDRAIPVSSIQKPGNGVRLAFFTDRDGNSLAIRDNKGTN, encoded by the coding sequence ATGATACAAAAATTGCCAAGAGTATTTATTGGAGTGCTGTTAGCTGTTGTATTAGCTATTGGTTTGAGCGCACCAGCATACGCACAAGAAGAACTCTCAAAAACTACAATCCAAATACTAAAACCCCAAAGTTATTTATACAGGGTAAATTCTTCCTCTATAAAAGGCAAAGCAACTCCATTTTACGTTGATATCCTGGGTATGACAATCGATCAAAACATGGATACCCCCTGTACCGATGATCCTAAGCAGATTTGTTGGAGGGAGTTTTATTACCCTAATGTAGTTCAGGGGAGGATTGCAGTCTACCAAAACCCTTATGAAGGAACGGGGACAGCGAAAGGAGTAATAACAATAGTTGTTGATAATGTAGCGGTGACTAAAAAATATTTGGAAGACAGAGCCATTCCTGTAAGTTCAATTCAAAAGCCTGGTAATGGAGTACGGTTAGCATTTTTTACTGATCGTGATGGCAACAGTTTAGCTATTCGCGATAATAAAGGCACAAATTGA
- a CDS encoding FAD-dependent monooxygenase gives MSSSLNPEKEILIVGAGPVGLTMAASLAQSGISCRIIDKADAPSQWSKALGIFPRTLEVFENLGVIKPVLETGKPLHKINLQAQQQRLGSVSFNTVNSPYPFVISLPQSQTERILREHLAHLGVKVQQNVELVGLKPHEGGVTATLHHADGQQETYQPSWLVGCDGSRSKVRELLGIPFVGSHYQESFVLADVKIDGSLPDNEATAFYYADGVLALFPLPGERFRVIISWPQKLAASEPTLAQIQALVDRASALNLQLSDPIWISKFHISRRKVRQYRMGRVFLAGDAAHVHSPAGGQGMNTGIQDAHNLGWKLALVAAGLSPSSLLDSYQIEREPVASEVLLFTDMITRVATLRNPFAQFLRNVMMSVGMKISAITVRGANTLAEVNISYRHSPIVANSQPSFFANLNPGTVKAGDRAPDAQLHQLSGQPVRIFELLGKRQVLLLFIDGEILSKIYQNWWAKVREIEENYPETITVYPIFSRKELATDLEKNYSILIDSEQRFAQQYQITESCLYLIRPDGYICFCSPLSEWERLQAYLKRIFY, from the coding sequence ATGTCGTCATCTTTAAATCCAGAAAAGGAAATTTTGATCGTCGGTGCAGGGCCAGTGGGATTAACAATGGCGGCGAGTTTAGCACAATCAGGCATATCTTGCCGCATTATCGACAAAGCAGATGCCCCTTCCCAGTGGTCGAAAGCTTTAGGCATTTTTCCCAGAACCCTTGAAGTTTTTGAAAACCTAGGAGTAATAAAACCTGTTCTTGAGACCGGTAAGCCGCTTCATAAAATCAACCTACAGGCACAACAGCAGCGCTTAGGAAGCGTTAGTTTTAATACCGTTAATAGTCCCTATCCTTTTGTGATTAGCTTGCCTCAGAGCCAAACAGAACGCATTTTAAGGGAACATTTGGCTCATCTTGGCGTAAAAGTTCAGCAAAATGTCGAGTTAGTCGGATTGAAGCCGCACGAAGGAGGCGTTACTGCTACCCTACATCATGCCGATGGACAGCAAGAAACTTATCAACCGAGTTGGTTAGTGGGGTGCGATGGTTCCCGCAGTAAAGTGAGGGAACTTTTAGGCATTCCTTTTGTGGGTTCTCACTATCAAGAAAGCTTTGTCTTAGCAGATGTCAAAATCGATGGGTCATTACCTGATAACGAAGCTACCGCCTTTTATTATGCTGATGGAGTGTTAGCCCTGTTTCCTCTGCCCGGGGAAAGGTTTCGGGTAATTATTAGTTGGCCTCAAAAACTAGCCGCTTCTGAACCCACTTTAGCGCAGATTCAAGCCTTGGTGGATCGCGCCAGTGCCCTTAACCTACAATTAAGTGATCCGATCTGGATTTCCAAGTTTCATATTTCTCGTCGCAAAGTCAGACAGTATCGCATGGGACGAGTATTTTTAGCCGGAGATGCCGCTCATGTACATAGTCCAGCCGGCGGACAGGGGATGAATACTGGCATTCAAGATGCACATAATTTAGGTTGGAAATTAGCCTTAGTAGCGGCTGGTTTATCCCCCTCATCGCTGCTAGATAGCTATCAGATAGAACGAGAACCGGTTGCTAGTGAAGTGTTACTATTCACTGACATGATTACGCGAGTGGCTACCTTACGCAACCCTTTTGCTCAATTTCTACGCAATGTTATGATGTCGGTGGGGATGAAGATTAGCGCGATCACGGTTCGAGGTGCTAATACTTTAGCCGAAGTCAATATCAGCTATCGTCACAGTCCCATTGTTGCAAATTCTCAACCTAGCTTTTTTGCAAATTTGAATCCAGGTACAGTCAAGGCAGGAGATCGCGCCCCTGACGCGCAACTACATCAACTCTCAGGGCAACCTGTGCGAATTTTTGAGCTTTTGGGTAAGCGGCAGGTTCTTTTATTGTTTATTGATGGGGAAATTTTGAGTAAGATCTATCAAAATTGGTGGGCAAAAGTTAGAGAAATTGAAGAAAATTACCCCGAAACTATTACTGTTTATCCTATTTTTTCGCGTAAGGAACTAGCAACAGATTTAGAGAAAAATTATTCTATTTTAATAGATTCAGAACAAAGATTTGCTCAACAATATCAAATAACAGAGTCTTGTTTATATCTAATTCGTCCTGATGGTTATATCTGTTTTTGTAGCCCCTTATCTGAATGGGAGCGGCTTCAAGCTTATCTAAAACGCATTTTTTATTAA